The following coding sequences are from one Caballeronia sp. SBC1 window:
- the nhaR gene encoding transcriptional activator NhaR has protein sequence MNFKHLYYFWAAAHAGGIARAGTQLHITPQTLSGQIKLLEDSLNKKLFKKSGRNLELTDAGRLALDYADEIFSLGAELESAVRQEKEAARAQLRVGVADSVPKTVAYRLLEPALNLSDSLRLICHEGKLHALLSQLAVHRLDLIIADAPIPPDVNVKAFNHSLGRSTLSCFASKALAARAAKAFPVSLSDMPVLLPGIESAVRRKLDHWLKSRMISPRIVGEFDDSALTLAFGREGRGVLFAPTVLAAQLKREHGLIAVGHIETIVEEFFAISIERRISHPAISSIMSTARSELFNA, from the coding sequence ATGAACTTCAAGCATTTGTATTATTTCTGGGCCGCGGCGCATGCGGGCGGCATTGCGCGTGCGGGCACGCAGTTGCACATCACGCCTCAAACGCTGAGTGGTCAGATCAAGCTGCTTGAGGACTCGCTCAATAAAAAGCTCTTCAAAAAGAGCGGCCGCAACCTTGAACTGACGGATGCGGGCCGCCTTGCACTTGATTACGCCGATGAAATCTTCTCGCTCGGGGCTGAGCTGGAAAGCGCGGTCAGACAGGAGAAGGAAGCCGCGCGGGCGCAACTGCGTGTGGGCGTGGCGGATTCGGTTCCGAAGACGGTGGCCTATCGATTGCTCGAGCCGGCATTGAATCTGTCGGACTCGCTGCGGCTGATCTGCCATGAAGGCAAGCTGCATGCGCTCCTTTCGCAATTGGCCGTCCATAGGCTAGACCTGATCATTGCCGACGCCCCCATCCCGCCCGATGTGAACGTCAAGGCGTTCAACCATTCGCTTGGCCGCTCGACGCTCAGTTGCTTCGCATCCAAAGCCTTGGCGGCACGCGCCGCAAAAGCTTTCCCCGTATCGCTGAGCGACATGCCGGTACTGTTGCCCGGCATTGAGTCAGCAGTCCGAAGGAAACTCGATCACTGGCTGAAGTCGCGCATGATCTCGCCGCGCATTGTAGGAGAGTTCGACGACAGCGCGCTGACTCTCGCGTTCGGCCGCGAAGGCAGGGGTGTGCTGTTTGCTCCGACGGTCCTGGCGGCACAACTCAAACGAGAGCACGGTTTGATTGCGGTCGGACACATCGAGACAATTGTTGAGGAGTTCTTCGCGATCTCCATTGAACGCCGGATCAGCCATCCCGCCATATCGTCGATCATGAGCACGGCGCGTAGCGAGTTGTTCAATGCGTAG